The Patescibacteria group bacterium region GTCAAAAATAAGCTCAACCCCGGCTTTGCCAATAGTTTGGTTTAAAGATAAAGCTGAATCTTGGTCTAAATCCGACTGGCTGACAAAACCAGTATAACCCAGAACATGGCTAAGACTGGCGCCAAAAGGATAAACTCTTTCAAACCGGCCAACCAGCTTAAATCCGGGCAGGTCTGCTTCATTGGCTTTAATCTTAATTGCTTTTTCTAAATCCAGATTTTTTTCTAAAATCGGCTCTGACGAAGAATCAATTTTCTCCAAAATCTGGTCAGTCGGGATTTCTAAAATTTTGGCTAAAAGCTCAACTTGCCGATTTAATTCGCTTTGGTCTTGAGAAAGCTTTTCTCGGGTTAAAACCAATTGGTAAAAAACCTTATTTTCAGCAACGACCTTGCCATAACGGTCCAAAATCACCCCCCGGGGCGCTTCCAGAAAAATATTCCTCAAAGAATTTTCATAGGCCTTTTCCTTAAATTCCGGAAACTGAATTATCTGGTAATAAAAAGACAAAAACCAGCTCAATCCCAAAAAGCCGATTGCCAAAACCGCCACTAAGAGAACGTATCGCTTTTCTAAAGAAAATTCTAATCTTTTTGCCAATTTTTGCTTTTCATCAAGCAAAATCTCTTCCGGTTCAATAATAAATTTGTTTTTTTTAATTCTCATTTTTTTCTAAAAGCAAAAGCAAGCAGATTCAAACCTAGCAAAAATCCCAAGGCGCTGAAAAACCAGGGACCAAATGCCCAAAAGCTAATCAATTTAAACTTCTGACCCAAAACCAGAATCAGCAAACTGGCAATTAAAAATAAGGTTCCGCCGCCAAAACTCTGGGCCAAGCTAGTTAATTTAGCCAATTTTTTATGAAACAAAGCCAAAAGCCAAAAACCAAAACCAAACAAAAATAAAGAAAAGACCAAGTTTGCCCGGCTGAAAACTGAAAAAATTAAAGAAAACAAAACCCAGGGGAAAATCAATTCCTTCTCGTTAAGCCGCCAAAAACAGATGCCAAAGCCAACCCAACTGAAAAACAGTCCGGAAAAACTCAAAAACCGGCTTAAAGAAAAAACCTCTAAGCCAAGAAAAACAAGCCCAAGGATGAAAAAAAACACCAGCTCTTTTCTCATCTTTATTTTTTGAAAAAATTCTTCACCAAAAAAACCGCTCTTAAATCATTCAGATTAAAGCCCGGCTCAACCACTGCTTTTTTTAACTGAAACTCGGTTGAATCCTCCAAACTCAATGCCTGACCAAGATAAAATCCAGCCCGGAAAATTCCGTCCCGGCCCGAAGACTGAACCAAAGCCAACTGATCCGGAGCCAATTCAAACTCTTTAGGCAGAAAATCAAGCGCAAACCCTGAACTAGTAAAATAAAACAAGCCTCGGCCGATTGAACCATTAGAAAAAACAATCTCGGCCGCGACTTTTAAACTCGGGTCAAAGATTGTCTTAACCACGCTATAATTCTGGCTAACTGACTCAACCTGGCCAACCAAAGTCTTTTCTGAAATTAATGCCCAGTCTCCGGGTTGAATTCCTTGAACCGAACCCTGGTCTAAAAAAATCCTTTTACCGCCCGAACCAAGAACAAAACCAATGACTTTTGCCTGAATTCCTTCCGGCTGGTAGAGTTCAGTTAGATTCTGGTTCAAAACCTGTTCAGAGAGTTTTTCTTTTAAAACTAAGGTCTGGTTTTTTAGCTCTTGGTTTTGTCTTTCCAATTCTCTTGCTTTAGTTAAAACCAGAGACAGATTAATAAACGGCTTTAAAACAAAACCGGTTCCAGACTGAACCAGGTTAGCAATCAAAGAAAATCCCCGGTTTAAAACAAAAAAAACCAAACCCAGAATAATTAACCAGCCAAAAAAGCGAATAAAAGACCTCATGCTTAAATTTCTAAATTAGATTTAGACTAATCTAAGGAAGTCTCACTTCCTTAGATTAGTCATTCATAATTCATCATTCATTATTCTAAAATTCAGCAGCATAACAATAAAGCAATGAGACGATGAAATTACTCCGGCGCTTTTTCAGAGATTGTATCAACCAGGATATCAGAAAGCTTATCAATGTCTTCCAAAATTATACTGGTTCCCCGAACCACAGCAGTTAAAGGATCGTCCGCGACCCTAACCGGAACCCCGGTTTTTTCAGATAAATATGAACTCAAGCCGCCAAGCAAACTGCCGCCGCCAGCCATATAAATCCCCCGACCCATTAAATCCGCTACCAGTTCAGGCGGGGTTTGTTCAATAGTTTCTTCCACTGCTTCGGTTAAGTTTTCAATTGAATCTTTGATTGCCTCGCGAACATGCTTCTCCTTAATCACCATTTCTTGGGGCAAACCAGTAACCAAATTCCTGCCTTTGATAATCGCTTCTTTGTTTTCTTTTGAATCAATCACTGAGCCGATTGAGATCTTAATCTCTTCAGCGGTCCGCTCCCCGATTGCCAGCTTAAACTCGTCCCGAACATAATTAACAATATCTTCGTTAAGCCGGTCTCCGGCATAGCGGATGCTTTTGGAAACCACAATCCCGCCAAGAGAAATTACCGCTATTTCAGCGGTGCCGCCGCCGATATCAATAATAAAATTCCCTGACGGTTCGCCCACCGGCAGTTTGGTGCCGATTGCCGCAGCCATTGGTTCCTCAACCAAAAAAACTTCCCTGGCGCCGGCATTTTTTCCGGCCTGAACCACCGCCCTTTTCTCCACTTCAGTCCCGCCCAAAGGCACGCCCACCACCACTCTGGGACGATTGGGGAAAAACGCCGAAACCTCGGCCTGAACCTTGTCAAAAAAATATTTGAGCATCTTTTCAGTTACCTCAAAATCAGACACCACGCCGTTTCTTAGGGGCCGAATCGCGACAATATGCCCCGGAGTCCGGCCAACCATCTTTTTCGCTTCCCTGCCTACAGCCAAAATCTGGCCGGTTTTTTCATTGATCGCCACCACTGACGGCTCGTTAATTACAATTCCCCTGCCCCGGACATAAACCAAAGTATTGGCCGTGCCTAAATCAATGCCAATATCTTTTGAAAATAAGCTGAAAAAAGAGTTAAGCATAAATATGATGCCAATATGCGAATTTAATGCTAATCAACGAAGATGCTAATAAATTTTCTATTCACAGATCTGTGAATTCGCATCTTGAGATAAATTTTAGCACAGAACTCTTTAAAAAACACATTCTTGACAAATATATATATATATGGCAAAATCGGGTCAGTTCCTAAATCCTAAAGGAGGCCCAATGAATAAGAAAAAGTTGCTCGCCTTTTTTGTATTTATCCTGATCGCCACCGTTTTGGCAGGATGTATTTCCTACAAAGCATACCTGCCAACTGATGGTAAAGAGTTTGGCGATTTTCAAATCGTCAAACGAGACTCAACAGTGCTTCTCCTGGTCCAGACCGAATCCGGGGAGATTGAGGTTGACGTGGAGAATCTGGACGTCTACTACGATGTCTCCGAAGGTCAGACCGAATACATAATTTTCTTCTCCACTACTGGCTACACGGAATTTCATTTCCGTGAGTCAAAAAAACCGCAATAACCGCAATAACGCGGCAACTCAAAAACACTCTGCTTTTAGCAGAGTGTTTTTTATCAACGAAAACAACATCGCAAGTCCTAATTTACGACTTACGATGTCGTAAGGCGCAAATGCAACAATAAAATAATGTAGCAATGAATTTTTAGTGCTCTTTAAAATAAGCCATGGTCCGAATCACTGAATCGGGATTTAGGCTGATTGCCCGAATCTTAATCTGCCGGAGAAACTGGGCAAACTCCGGATAATCGCTCGGCGCTTGGCCGCAGATGCCAACATATTTTTTCTTCTGGTTGCACTTCTGGACAATTGTTTTTATCAGCTCTTTAACTGCCTGATTATTTTCATTGGCAATATGAGAGATAACCCCTGAATCCCGGTCCAGACCCAAAGTCAGCTGGGTTAAATCGTTTGAACCGATTGACAAACCGTCAAATAATTTCAAAAAATCGTCAATCAAAATCACATTGGATGGAATCTCGGCCATCATATAAACTTTCAATGATTTTTCACCTCGTTTTAAGCCATAACCGGACATCGCTCGCAAAACTTGTTTTGCCTCCTCAACAGTCCGGCAAAACGGCACCATCGGCGCAACATTAGCTAAGCCCATCTCGTTTCTGACTTTTTTGATTGCCCGGCATTCCAATCCAAACGCTTCAACAAAATCCTTATCATAATACCGGGAAGCACCGCGCCAGCCCAGCATCGGATTTTCCTCTTTGGGTTCATACAAACTGCCGCCAATCAAAGTCTCGTACTCATTGGTTTTAAAATCAGAAAACCTGATAATTATTTCTTTGGGCCAAAAAGTCGCCGCAATCTTGGCAA contains the following coding sequences:
- the mreC gene encoding rod shape-determining protein MreC; its protein translation is MRSFIRFFGWLIILGLVFFVLNRGFSLIANLVQSGTGFVLKPFINLSLVLTKARELERQNQELKNQTLVLKEKLSEQVLNQNLTELYQPEGIQAKVIGFVLGSGGKRIFLDQGSVQGIQPGDWALISEKTLVGQVESVSQNYSVVKTIFDPSLKVAAEIVFSNGSIGRGLFYFTSSGFALDFLPKEFELAPDQLALVQSSGRDGIFRAGFYLGQALSLEDSTEFQLKKAVVEPGFNLNDLRAVFLVKNFFKK
- a CDS encoding rod shape-determining protein, whose translation is MLNSFFSLFSKDIGIDLGTANTLVYVRGRGIVINEPSVVAINEKTGQILAVGREAKKMVGRTPGHIVAIRPLRNGVVSDFEVTEKMLKYFFDKVQAEVSAFFPNRPRVVVGVPLGGTEVEKRAVVQAGKNAGAREVFLVEEPMAAAIGTKLPVGEPSGNFIIDIGGGTAEIAVISLGGIVVSKSIRYAGDRLNEDIVNYVRDEFKLAIGERTAEEIKISIGSVIDSKENKEAIIKGRNLVTGLPQEMVIKEKHVREAIKDSIENLTEAVEETIEQTPPELVADLMGRGIYMAGGGSLLGGLSSYLSEKTGVPVRVADDPLTAVVRGTSIILEDIDKLSDILVDTISEKAPE
- a CDS encoding putative PEP-binding protein, coding for EFIIASEIKAHPNALIDYEKLRSGKKTIHHHSSAEIKKIVRQIERLTQGYKDKKEYYVDKLAEGIAKIAATFWPKEIIIRFSDFKTNEYETLIGGSLYEPKEENPMLGWRGASRYYDKDFVEAFGLECRAIKKVRNEMGLANVAPMVPFCRTVEEAKQVLRAMSGYGLKRGEKSLKVYMMAEIPSNVILIDDFLKLFDGLSIGSNDLTQLTLGLDRDSGVISHIANENNQAVKELIKTIVQKCNQKKKYVGICGQAPSDYPEFAQFLRQIKIRAISLNPDSVIRTMAYFKEH